AAAAACCAATAAAACAACGGGCGAAGAACGACGCATAAGTTAAGGAGGAACGATGAATCCGACTGGCGTAATATCTATTTGCGAGAACGCAGAATTTCTACTTTATCCGCGAATCTTCGTGCGCTTCCCATGCAACGGCGTCCTGCGTTTAAACAAGTACGGTCGAAAACGATCGTACTTTCTCTCTAGCGCTTTCCGTAAATTGCGCTGTTGGTTTGGCCCCATGTGTCCCACGCTTCGACGGTTTCGCCTGTTCCCAACACAACGCAAGTCAGCGGATCGGGCGCAATGTGAACCGGCACTTGCATTTCTTCTATCAGCAACTGATCGAGCCCGCGCAAGAGTGCGCCGCCACCCGCGAGCACAATGCCGCGCTCCATGATGTCGGCAGCGAGTTCGGGCGGGCTTTGTTCCAGTGTGGCTTTCACGGTTTCCACGATTTCGTTGACAGGCTCACGAATCGCCTGGCGCAAATCGCCGGAATGAATCCGCACGCCTTGCGGCAAACCGGAAACAAGGTCGCGCCCACGAATTTCGCATGAGACTTCTTCAGCGAGGGCATACGCCGAACCGATTTCCAGCTTGAGTGTTTCCGCCGTCCGGACACCAATCAGCATATTATGCGTGCGGCGAATGTAGGCAATAATCGCTTCGTCGATTTCATCGCCCGCAACGCGCAGGCTACGACTGGTAACGATGCCGCCCAGCGAAATTACCGCAACTTCGGTCGTGCCGCCGCCGATGTCAACAATCATCGAGCCGGTGGGTTCGGAAACGGGAAGGCCCGCGCCAATAGCAGCGGCCATCGGTTCTTCGATGGTGCGGGCGTCGCGCGCACCGGCGGTCATCGCGGCCTCGATAACCGCGCGCTTTTCAACTTCGGTAATGCCCGAAGGAATGCCGACCATTACGCGCGGCGAAGCGAACGCTTTGCCCGAATGCACGCACCGAATAAAGTGGTGCAGCATTTTCTGGGTGATAACAAAGTCGGAGATCACGCCATCTTTAAGCGGGCGAATCGCGACGATGTGGCCCGGCGTGCGCCCGACCATTTGCTTGGCTTCTTCGCCAACCGCGCGTACCATGCCGGTTTCTTTATCGACCGCCACAACCGACGGTTCGCGCAGCACGACGCCGCGTCCTTTTACATGGACGAGCGTGTTTGCTGTCCCGAGGTCGATTCCCATGTCCTGGGAAAACCGTCCAAAAAACTTCTTCAGCACTGAATCTCCGGTGAAAGAGCGAAGGATAAAAACAAAAAGTACGGTCGAATGCGACCGTACTTCTAAAAGTCGTTTTCGCTCCACCAACTCTCAAGCGGAGCGCCCACAGTTTCCAAGAGACGCCCCAAAGTAGCAACCGGCAAACCGACCACGTTCCAAAAGTCTCCGTTAATTCCAGTGACCAAACCCGCGCCTTTTCCTTGCGCCGCATACGCGCCTGCCTTGTCCATCGGTTCGCCACTGCGGACGTAGGCTTCAATCCACGCGCCGCTGACAAGACCAAAATGAACCGTCGTCGCATCGTGCGCGAGATGAAAATCATCGCCGTGACGCAAGCAAATACCGGTAAAAACCGTGTGGCTTTGTCCGCGCAAACGACGCAGCATGTGGCGCGCGTCGTTCTCATCTTTTGGTTTGCCGAGGATTTCGTTCTCGTGCCAGACGATGGTATCGGCGGCTAAGACAAGCGGTGAAGCACCATATTGAGCCGCATCGAACAGCGCGTGCGCCGCTTTTTCGCGCGCGAGTCGCATCACATATTCGGCGGGACGAGGATTGTCGGAGGAAACAGGCGCAGGTTCTTCGTAGGCGCTGGGAACGACGTGAAAAGGGATGCCCGCCGCGCGAAGAATATCCGCGCGGCGCGGCGAGGCCGAAGCCAGAAGAAGAGGAGAATTCAAAGAATTCATCAAACAAAGATACCGATGGCCGGACTCGAACCGGCACGCCCTTTCGAGCTGCGGATTTTAAGTCCGCTGCGTCTGCCATTCCGCCACACCGGCATAAACATGTGCCAAGTCTTGCGACTTGCCGTTGCATTATAAAGAGAGTGCCGCTTTGGGTCAAGCGCCGCGCTGAGAGGAACTGCCCTTCACCTCGTGGAGACACCCGAATTCGACCGTACTTTCTAGTTGTCGTTGTCGTTCATTGCTTCGCGTAAATGCGCGAGAGCCTTGCGCTGCAAACGCGAAACGTACATTTGCGACACCTGCAGCTTGCGCGCGATTTCGACTTGCGAATGCTGGTCGAAATACGCGAGGCGCAAAACCTGACGCTCATTTTTAGGCAACTTTTCCAGCGCAGTTTCGAGCGCTGCATATT
This DNA window, taken from Abditibacteriaceae bacterium, encodes the following:
- a CDS encoding rod shape-determining protein; amino-acid sequence: MLKKFFGRFSQDMGIDLGTANTLVHVKGRGVVLREPSVVAVDKETGMVRAVGEEAKQMVGRTPGHIVAIRPLKDGVISDFVITQKMLHHFIRCVHSGKAFASPRVMVGIPSGITEVEKRAVIEAAMTAGARDARTIEEPMAAAIGAGLPVSEPTGSMIVDIGGGTTEVAVISLGGIVTSRSLRVAGDEIDEAIIAYIRRTHNMLIGVRTAETLKLEIGSAYALAEEVSCEIRGRDLVSGLPQGVRIHSGDLRQAIREPVNEIVETVKATLEQSPPELAADIMERGIVLAGGGALLRGLDQLLIEEMQVPVHIAPDPLTCVVLGTGETVEAWDTWGQTNSAIYGKR
- a CDS encoding Maf family protein is translated as MNSLNSPLLLASASPRRADILRAAGIPFHVVPSAYEEPAPVSSDNPRPAEYVMRLAREKAAHALFDAAQYGASPLVLAADTIVWHENEILGKPKDENDARHMLRRLRGQSHTVFTGICLRHGDDFHLAHDATTVHFGLVSGAWIEAYVRSGEPMDKAGAYAAQGKGAGLVTGINGDFWNVVGLPVATLGRLLETVGAPLESWWSENDF